The sequence GGTGGATGGGCCACGACTGGTCGGACTTCACCGGGCCAATCTCGTCCACCGGCTCGCCAGTGACGTTGAGGATGCGGCCCAGGGTGGCCTTGCCCACCGGCACCTGGATGGGGGCGCCCGTGTTCTTCACGGGGGTGCCGCGCGCGAGGCCTTCGGTGGAGTCCATGGAGATGCAGCGCACCATGTTCTCGCCCAGGTGCTGCGCCACCTCGATGGTGAGGTTCTCCGCCTGGGAGCTGATGGTGGGGTTGGTCAGCTTGAGGGCGGTGTACACCTCAGGGAGTCCGCCGGGCGGGAACTCCACGTCGACCACGGGTCCCAGAACCTGGGTGATCTTGCCTACCGTCGCAGCTTGAGCGCTCATGAGTTCTTCTGCCTCTTGGGAGGCCGGCTGAAAGCCGCCTCACGTCTAAATCGGCCCGAGGGTGGGAGGGCGGGCCCCCTTTACCGGGGGGGCCCATCCGGGTCAAGCCTCGTGGCGCACAGGGTCAGAAGTGGGGCTTCAGAACCACCCCTGAACGCCGAGGGGCCTGCCTTCCTGGTTCGGAAGAGCAGGCCCCGGGGGCTGTACGGCGAAGTACGTCTGGAGAGCGCTGGGCTACTTGAGGGCCTCGGCGCCGGAGACGATCTCCATGAGCTCCTTGGTGATGACGGCCTGGCGCGTGCGGTTGTAGTGCAGCGACAGGGCGGCGATCATGTCCGTGGCGTTGCTGGTGGCGTTCTCCATGGCCGCCATGCGGGCGCTGTGCTCGCTGGCCACGCTCTCCAGCAGGGCGCGGTAGAGCTTGATGGAGACGGCCTGCGGCACCAGCCGGTCCAGCACCGCCTGCCGATCCGGCTCGTACTTGAAGTCCACCAGGGCGGTGCCCGCCGGAGCCTTGGCGGCGCCCGGAGCGGGCTCGGCGCCGAAGGTCTGCAGCGGGAGGATCTGCGAGACGACGACCTTCTGGCTGATGGCGGAGACGAACTCGTTGTAGATGACGTAGACGGCATCCACCTCGCCATTGAGGAAGCCGGCGGTGAGCTCCTCGGCCACGGCCTTGGCGGAGAGGTAGTTGAGCTGCTGGTAGAGGTAGCCGAAGTCCTTGCGGATGTTCTGGCGCCGGTTGCGGAAGAAGTCGTGGCCCTTGCGGCCCACCGTGGAGAACTGGATGCGCTCCAGGGCGCTGTTCTCATAGAGGAAGCGGCTGGCGCGGCGAATCACGTTGGAGTTGAAGCCGCCAGCGAGGCCGCGGTCCGAGGTGAGCAGCACCAGCTCGGCCTTCTTGATGGGGCGGGGCGTCAGCAGCGGATGGGCGACTTCCTGATCCGCCGAGCGGGACGCGAGATCCGCGATGATCTGATCCAGCATCTGCGCGTAGGGACGCGCGGCGATGATGGCGTCCTGCGCCTTGCGCAGCTTGGCGGCGGACATCATCTTCATCGCCTTGGTGATCTGCCGCGTGTTCTTCACGGAGCGGATGCGCTTGCGAATGTCGCGAAGAGACGCCATGGGGCCTGTAGCTCCTGTTCGGACGCGGGCCTTGGCTCCCAGAGGGGGGCCAGGCACCGGGCGGCGCCCCCTATATAAGCGGTGCGTCAGCCGGTCAACCGTGGAAGCGGGGCAGCGCGGGTCCGGGCCAGGCGGCCAAGCGGAGAGGCTCCCCGCCTCGGATGCCGGGTCACTCCGGGGGGCATAGCCTTCCAGGGCAGGCTCCCCGTGCCGGAGGTGTCCCCATGGCCTCGCTGCTGAGCGGTCCCATCCTCGTGGTCGAGGATGACCCAGACATCCGGGAGCCACTGCTGAGCTACCTGGCGCTCAACGGGTACGAGACCGTCCATGCCACCAATGGCCGCGAGGCCGTGGAGCAGCTTCAGCGCACGCCCCGGCCGTCCCTCATCCTGCTGGACATGGCCATGCCGGTGATGGGGGGCCACCGGGTGCTGACGTTCCGCAAGGAGGCTTATGGCTACCAGGCGATCCCGGTCATCATCATCTCGGCGGGCATGGCGGCCATGAACCCGAGGGACCGGGCGCTCTACGCCTCCAACTACAACGTGGCGGCTTTCCTGAGGAAGCCGGCGGAACCGGAGCAGCTGCTGGAGTTGATTGAGCTCCACGCCCAGCGCCTGGAAGGTGGCTCGCTGGGTGCCCCGGCTTGAACGAGCACCCGCTCCACCCCCTTCCCGGCCTGAGCGGGAGGGGAGACAATGCCCTGTCTCTCAACGGTGTTTCCTGGCCCATGGGGGCGTCGCGGCGTGCTCGGAGTGTGGTTGCGCAGAGGGCTCCTCGGGAGCGCGCTGGCATTGGCGGCCCTGGTGGCCGTGTCGCACTTTGTGAAGGTGCGGTACGAGGACCGCATCGTCCCCCTGAGCGCGGCTCCCGAGGCCCCCGTGGTGCTCGTCTTTGGAGCGGGCCTGGCGCCGGGAGGGGTGCCCTCGCCGGTGCTGGCCCAGCGGCTGGACACGGCGATTGCCCTCTGGAAGAGCGGCAAGGCCCAGGCGGTGCTCGTCAGCGGGGACAACTCGGACCGCTTCCATGACGAGACCCGGGCCATGCGCCGCTACATGGTGCAGCACGGGCTGCCCGAGCAGGCGGTACTGGGAGACGACTCGGGGCTGTCCACCTATGACAGTTGCGTGCGCGCCTTCACCGTCTTCCATGTCCGCAAGGCGCTGCTGGTGACCCAGCGCTTCCACCTGCCTCGAGCGCTCTACATCGCCAACTCGGTGGGCATGGACGCGTGGGGCGTGGCGGCGGATGAGGGCCGGCCCTCCACCCGGCGCTACGCGGTGCGCGAGACACTCTCCCGGGTGCTGGCGCTGGTGATGGTGGCCCTGGAGAGGGAGCCTGCCTACCCGGCGGGCCGGGCGCCGAGCGTGGCCCGCTGAAGGGCCGCCGAGGGCTTCAAAAGGAAGAGGGCAGGCAGGCGGGCAGCGCTCGTTGCCGCGCCCCCCAGGGCTCCGCACTGTTAGCGCGAAAGCAGCCGACCCACCGAGTTCCTCGGAAGGAGGAAGGATCATGCGCTTCAAGAAGCTGGGTTCGGAGGATGTGGGCGAGGCAACCTCGCGGCGCCATGTGGACCCGGTGACGGGACAGGAAGAGGTGAACATCACCGACCAGGACCTGGCCGCCACCCCGCCGCTGGAAGAGGAGCCTGACTTCCGCGACATCCTCCCAGATCAGATTCACGAGTTCCGCCGCAGCGATGAGGAAGAGGAAGAGCGCGAGCTGACGGCGCGGCCCAGCGAGCAGCTGCGTCCGATCCAGAAGAACGAGCTGCCCGAGGGGTAGCCGCGTGACTCCGGCGTCGCGGCCGCGCTCCCAGGTGTCGCCCCGCACGGTGTGGACCGTGGGGCTCAACGTGGTGGCGCTCCTGGCGGTGCTCAGCGTGGTGCGAGCGGCCAGCAATGCCCTCTCGTGGGTGCTGCTGGCGCTCTTCCTGGCGCTGGCGGCCCATCCGCTGGTGGCGAGGCTCGAGCGCCTGGGCCTGCGCCGGGGGCTGGCGGTCGCGCTCATCTTCGTGGCCACCCTGAGTGGGGTGGCGGCCCTGCTGACGACGTTCGTGCCCATGCTGGTGGACCAGGCGCGGGCACTG is a genomic window of Hyalangium minutum containing:
- the atpG gene encoding ATP synthase F1 subunit gamma translates to MASLRDIRKRIRSVKNTRQITKAMKMMSAAKLRKAQDAIIAARPYAQMLDQIIADLASRSADQEVAHPLLTPRPIKKAELVLLTSDRGLAGGFNSNVIRRASRFLYENSALERIQFSTVGRKGHDFFRNRRQNIRKDFGYLYQQLNYLSAKAVAEELTAGFLNGEVDAVYVIYNEFVSAISQKVVVSQILPLQTFGAEPAPGAAKAPAGTALVDFKYEPDRQAVLDRLVPQAVSIKLYRALLESVASEHSARMAAMENATSNATDMIAALSLHYNRTRQAVITKELMEIVSGAEALK
- a CDS encoding response regulator, which produces MASLLSGPILVVEDDPDIREPLLSYLALNGYETVHATNGREAVEQLQRTPRPSLILLDMAMPVMGGHRVLTFRKEAYGYQAIPVIIISAGMAAMNPRDRALYASNYNVAAFLRKPAEPEQLLELIELHAQRLEGGSLGAPA
- a CDS encoding SanA/YdcF family protein — translated: MWLRRGLLGSALALAALVAVSHFVKVRYEDRIVPLSAAPEAPVVLVFGAGLAPGGVPSPVLAQRLDTAIALWKSGKAQAVLVSGDNSDRFHDETRAMRRYMVQHGLPEQAVLGDDSGLSTYDSCVRAFTVFHVRKALLVTQRFHLPRALYIANSVGMDAWGVAADEGRPSTRRYAVRETLSRVLALVMVALEREPAYPAGRAPSVAR